CATCACCTGGTATTGACGGGTCAGGGCGTTTTTCGGTTCGGTCAGGATCTTGATGAACTCCTCTTTTCCAAGGCTGTCGAGTTCGACCCTGATCGGCATCCGCCCCTGGAGTTCCGGAATCAGGTCAGAGGGTTTGGTGGAATGAAATGCGCCGGCGGCGATAAACAGGATATGATCGGTACGCACCATACCGTATTTTGTCATCACGTTGGAGCCCTCGATGATCGGCAGGATATCGCGCTGGACGCCCTCGCGGGAAACATCCGGCCCCGAAGACTGCGACTCTGTGGCGGCAATTTTGTCGATCTCATCGATAAAAACTATGCCGGAATTTTCCACCCGGTGGATAGCTTTTTCGACCACCTCATCCATATCCAGAAGGCGTCCGATCTCCTCCTGGGTCAGGATCTTGCGAGCTTCTGAGACTGTCGTTTTACGGCGTTTATTGCGTTTGGGACCCATCCCGCCCAAAAGCTCCTGGAAATTGATACCCATTTCCTCCATGCCCATCGGGGAAAAGACCTCGATCATCGGCAGGCGGTTATTGGGCACCTCGATTTCAATCACCCGGTCATCCATCTTGCCCTGCTCTAAAAGCTCGGCCATTTTCTCACGGGTCCGGCGCCAGGAATCCTCGTCAGCGCTCGAATCGACCTGCATCTCCCCGGAATCTTCGGGCAGACGGGCTTTTCCGGGCGGTTTGGGAAGCAGGATATCCAGGATTTTGTCCTCGGCCAATTTTTCAGCCTTGGCCTGGTGAATTTCGCCCATCTCCCTTTTAACCATGTTTACCGCCAGGTCGGTCAGGTCGCGCACCATCGATTCGACATCCCGGCCGACATAACCGACCTCGGTGAATTTAGAAGCCTCGACCTTAATAAACGGCGCATCGGCCAAAGCGGCCAGCCTGCGGGCGATTTCTGTTTTACCGACCCCAGTAGGCCCGATCATAATAATATTATTGGGCAGGATCTCATCGCGCATTTCTCCCTCGACCTGCTGACGGCGCCAGCGGTTGCGGAGAGCGATCGCCACCGCCCGTTTGGCCAGATCCTGTCCGACGATATATTTATCCAGTTCAGAAACTATCTCTTTTGGCGTCAATTCATTCTGCATATAATCTCCTCGTGAAAGCGGAAAGTTAAGCTAATAATCGGGAAAGTCAAGCCCGTCCTGTGTGAATCGTATCAAGCCGCCCAGGCTGGTAATACGTTCAGGTCGATACCGAGGACATGACGGCTCAAATAGTAGAATAAAAGTGAAATCAAAAAGACCCCGGCAAAATTCAAGACAATGCCGAAACGGGACATCGTGGAAATCTTGAAGCGACCACCGCCGTAGACGATAGCATTGGGCGGAGTCGCCACCGGAAGCATGAACGCGCAGGAGGCCGACAATGTAGCCGGAACCATGAGAAGCAGAGGATTGACCCCGATACCGACCGCCACCCCGGCGATGATCGGCAGTATCGTCTGGGTAGTGGCGGTGTTCGAGGTCAGCTCGGTCAAAAATGTCATCATCAGGCAGATACAGGCGATCAACAGCAGAGGAGGTACACCGGCCAATCCGGACAACTGCATACCGATCCATTCCGA
This DNA window, taken from Candidatus Zixiibacteriota bacterium, encodes the following:
- the hslU gene encoding ATP-dependent protease ATPase subunit HslU, giving the protein MQNELTPKEIVSELDKYIVGQDLAKRAVAIALRNRWRRQQVEGEMRDEILPNNIIMIGPTGVGKTEIARRLAALADAPFIKVEASKFTEVGYVGRDVESMVRDLTDLAVNMVKREMGEIHQAKAEKLAEDKILDILLPKPPGKARLPEDSGEMQVDSSADEDSWRRTREKMAELLEQGKMDDRVIEIEVPNNRLPMIEVFSPMGMEEMGINFQELLGGMGPKRNKRRKTTVSEARKILTQEEIGRLLDMDEVVEKAIHRVENSGIVFIDEIDKIAATESQSSGPDVSREGVQRDILPIIEGSNVMTKYGMVRTDHILFIAAGAFHSTKPSDLIPELQGRMPIRVELDSLGKEEFIKILTEPKNALTRQYQVMLKTEGAKLSFDQEAIEEIAEIADKVNSRMENIGARRLHTVMNTLLDEEMFDLPGDSKNIRITRNKVQKRLADIVEDEDLSKYIL